The Dyella caseinilytica genome has a window encoding:
- a CDS encoding type II secretion system F family protein gives MNSTLLGLSVVTFLLVACVSYLLIQSSLVFWGRYQEAFTEQARFNLTDMFMFMDTKQLFRVNVVALVTVPALLWLVTRNPLLAGFALALIWLLPKKVYQWMRQRRIDKIQAQLPDGLLMVAGGMRAGLGFTPALESLTRDVEPPLSQEFALVLREQRMGVKLEEALVHFSDRVPVQDVTLFVSAVNISREVGGNLAESLALLAETLRRRLIMEGKVKSLTAQGRLQGIVMAMMPVGIIAFLSFAYPETMGAMYHTPLGWGVVAVAAVMEYLGYRMCRKITSIDI, from the coding sequence ATGAATAGCACCTTGCTCGGTTTGAGCGTGGTCACCTTTTTGTTGGTGGCGTGCGTCAGCTATTTACTGATCCAGAGTTCGCTGGTGTTCTGGGGGCGCTACCAGGAAGCCTTTACTGAGCAGGCACGTTTCAATCTCACCGACATGTTCATGTTCATGGATACCAAGCAATTGTTCCGCGTTAACGTGGTTGCGCTGGTAACGGTGCCGGCGCTGCTGTGGCTGGTGACGCGCAATCCGCTGCTGGCTGGTTTTGCATTGGCGTTGATCTGGCTGCTGCCCAAGAAGGTGTATCAATGGATGAGGCAGCGTCGCATCGACAAGATCCAGGCGCAGCTTCCCGATGGCCTTTTGATGGTGGCGGGCGGCATGCGTGCGGGTCTGGGTTTTACGCCGGCACTGGAAAGCCTGACGCGCGATGTGGAGCCGCCGTTGTCACAAGAATTCGCCCTGGTGCTGCGCGAGCAACGCATGGGTGTAAAGCTTGAGGAGGCGCTGGTGCACTTCAGTGATCGCGTGCCGGTGCAAGACGTCACGTTATTCGTATCGGCGGTGAACATTTCGCGTGAAGTGGGCGGCAATCTGGCGGAGAGCCTTGCGCTGCTGGCAGAAACGCTGCGTCGACGTCTGATCATGGAAGGGAAAGTGAAATCACTCACGGCGCAAGGACGCCTGCAAGGTATCGTGATGGCGATGATGCCGGTAGGTATCATCGCCTTTCTAAGTTTTGCCTATCCGGAAACGATGGGGGCGATGTATCACACGCCGCTGGGGTGGGGCGTGGTGGCGGTGGCTGCCGTGATGGAATACCTCGGCTATCGCATGTGCCGCAAGATCACGAGTATCGACATATGA
- a CDS encoding TadE/TadG family type IV pilus assembly protein codes for MPSWQKHRDTARWRRNVLARHAGRPRGQSLVEVIVAMLVLAPLAVGIMLVGQYIHIQQTTQQAAREAAWAATVDPALLSQSLPNTSTEQDRLREHQFAQAQQVIKSNATVPSQYVDPMLTTFSGKTLLQTTDLTLSSYSQTSSPSIVDKAISGVGSIVGKFGLSNSLPPNKQGLVTAQVTANSQQVLDSTGNPVSFLGTTATERFPFSSKTVLLADSWDAGGGGETLGGNSTNTLRSVRGTIAPLVPSTWLGRFTGVINGAVNILEHIPMLNQLMGLTTPDSQFEMGRTAPDVVPSDKLVPYKNVP; via the coding sequence ATGCCAAGCTGGCAAAAACATCGGGACACGGCGCGTTGGCGGCGGAACGTTCTGGCAAGACACGCTGGCCGCCCGCGCGGACAGAGTCTTGTGGAAGTTATCGTGGCGATGCTGGTGTTGGCGCCGCTCGCAGTCGGCATCATGCTGGTTGGACAGTACATTCACATCCAGCAAACCACGCAACAAGCGGCGCGCGAGGCGGCGTGGGCGGCAACGGTGGATCCTGCCTTGCTTAGCCAAAGCCTTCCCAATACCAGTACTGAGCAGGATCGGCTGCGCGAGCATCAATTCGCGCAGGCTCAACAAGTTATTAAGAGCAACGCCACGGTTCCATCGCAGTACGTGGATCCCATGCTGACTACTTTTTCCGGCAAGACACTGCTTCAGACTACCGATCTGACGCTGAGTAGCTATTCGCAGACCTCTTCGCCCAGCATCGTCGACAAGGCAATCAGTGGCGTCGGCAGCATCGTTGGCAAGTTCGGCTTGAGCAACAGCTTGCCACCGAATAAGCAGGGACTGGTGACGGCACAAGTCACCGCCAACTCGCAGCAAGTGCTGGATAGCACCGGTAATCCAGTGTCGTTCCTGGGCACAACCGCTACCGAGCGGTTTCCATTCTCGTCCAAGACCGTGCTGTTGGCCGACAGTTGGGACGCAGGTGGTGGCGGGGAGACCCTGGGCGGCAACTCGACCAATACGTTGCGCAGCGTGCGAGGAACCATCGCACCGCTGGTGCCGTCGACGTGGCTGGGGCGGTTCACCGGCGTCATCAACGGCGCAGTGAACATTCTTGAGCACATCCCGATGCTCAACCAATTGATGGGACTGACCACGCCTGACAGCCAGTTCGAAATGGGGCGTACCGCGCCGGATGTGGTGCCCTCCGATAAATTGGTGCCGTACAAAAATGTCCCGTAA
- a CDS encoding type II and III secretion system protein family protein: MDIRVKDSRYSLGFITFALAALWLFAHCVPVARADAVVIPDQITMYAGQALVQNAPGSLTRVAVGDGKMMQVKVLGDRQMVLIASKEGDTSLQLWMSDGSQRSVAVHIVVGNTDQVADLVRQLLGSGGPISVNAVGGNVVLSGNNLSPSDVAHVTAIRKLYPQVLDFTSANAVNMQPMVLMKVRIMEFDKTSLNQVGIQWDSVIAGPSGGLVHDWVTNPYYRVQSSGFNGVDGTGSNVILPTRVPGTASYFGIATSIGSQINLLEQDGKAWELAAPQLSARSGGTADFLVGGQVPIPISNGVLGQVQVDYKDYGIKLHIAPVVNSDGEISTDLSTEISRIDPTVTVQGYPGFVTRRTETQVNVHEGQTIVISGLVDAQGSKDYDKFPGLGDLPVLGPLFRSRNFQAKRTELVVFVTPIVVDANSPDNKKEIEHSDHLRDDFRKTIGSDIVD; the protein is encoded by the coding sequence ATGGATATTCGAGTAAAGGACAGCCGTTATTCACTGGGTTTCATCACGTTCGCCCTGGCAGCACTATGGCTATTCGCGCACTGCGTGCCGGTTGCCCGTGCTGACGCCGTGGTCATCCCTGATCAGATCACCATGTATGCCGGGCAGGCGCTCGTGCAGAACGCGCCCGGTTCGCTTACCCGCGTGGCAGTCGGCGACGGCAAGATGATGCAGGTGAAGGTGCTGGGCGATCGCCAGATGGTGCTGATCGCCTCCAAAGAAGGCGATACGTCGCTGCAATTGTGGATGTCCGATGGTTCGCAGCGCAGTGTGGCGGTGCACATCGTCGTCGGCAACACCGACCAGGTGGCGGATCTTGTGCGCCAGCTGCTTGGCTCCGGCGGCCCGATTTCGGTCAATGCGGTCGGCGGAAACGTGGTGCTGAGCGGCAATAACCTATCTCCCTCCGATGTTGCACATGTCACGGCGATCCGCAAGCTTTATCCGCAGGTGCTCGATTTCACCAGCGCTAACGCGGTGAACATGCAGCCGATGGTGCTGATGAAAGTACGCATCATGGAGTTCGACAAGACCTCGCTCAATCAGGTCGGCATCCAGTGGGACAGCGTGATCGCCGGTCCAAGCGGCGGCTTGGTGCACGACTGGGTGACCAACCCTTATTACCGGGTTCAGTCGAGTGGCTTCAATGGTGTCGACGGCACGGGAAGCAATGTGATCTTGCCCACGCGGGTGCCCGGCACCGCGTCGTATTTCGGTATTGCCACCTCGATCGGTTCGCAGATCAATCTGCTGGAGCAGGATGGCAAGGCGTGGGAATTGGCGGCGCCGCAGCTTTCGGCACGCAGCGGCGGAACCGCCGACTTCCTGGTCGGCGGCCAGGTGCCGATCCCGATCAGCAACGGCGTGCTGGGGCAGGTGCAGGTCGACTATAAGGATTACGGTATCAAGCTGCACATTGCTCCGGTCGTCAACAGCGATGGCGAGATCTCGACGGACCTGTCCACGGAAATCAGCCGCATTGACCCCACCGTCACGGTGCAGGGTTATCCCGGCTTCGTCACGCGCCGCACCGAAACACAGGTGAATGTGCACGAGGGCCAGACCATCGTCATCTCCGGTCTGGTGGATGCGCAAGGCTCGAAGGACTACGACAAATTCCCGGGGCTGGGCGACTTGCCGGTCCTAGGGCCGCTCTTTCGCTCGCGTAATTTCCAAGCCAAGCGGACCGAGCTGGTGGTGTTCGTCACCCCGATCGTCGTGGATGCCAACTCGCCCGATAACAAGAAGGAAATCGAGCACAGCGACCATCTGCGCGACGATTTCCGCAAGACCATCGGCAGCGACATTGTTGATTGA
- a CDS encoding type II secretion system F family protein translates to MIALVIFIALAAAGCIGLGFWSIYGFMREVPQADRNFQDPLSFGLRTLWPLVNLATFVIAPSLPSHKLEVTYKQLQAAGLDFVLSPEQFYGLRATGAALVALFLLVLVKLLDVPGFPPYLLAIGFGALLGWWFPMLWLTERRNKRRRQVIKDLPIYLDFITMAVEAGLNITGGIEQATQKGPPGPMAQEFTRLLRDIRSGLPRAEALRRMADRMDMSQISGFTGTLIQADRVGASLGATLRAQASQRREERFLRAEKLALEAPVKMMLPLVLFFFPLIFLVLGYFIFLRMHQEGIF, encoded by the coding sequence ATGATCGCGCTGGTCATCTTCATTGCGTTGGCAGCGGCCGGCTGTATCGGACTTGGTTTCTGGTCGATCTATGGATTCATGCGCGAGGTGCCGCAGGCCGACCGCAATTTCCAGGATCCACTGTCCTTTGGTCTGCGCACGTTGTGGCCGTTGGTGAACCTGGCGACCTTCGTCATCGCGCCCAGCTTGCCTTCGCATAAGCTGGAAGTCACCTATAAGCAGTTGCAGGCGGCCGGCCTGGATTTCGTGCTGAGCCCTGAGCAGTTCTATGGATTGCGCGCCACCGGTGCCGCGCTCGTGGCGCTTTTTCTGTTGGTGCTGGTGAAGTTGCTGGATGTGCCAGGCTTTCCGCCGTATCTCCTGGCGATCGGCTTTGGCGCGCTGCTGGGTTGGTGGTTCCCGATGCTGTGGTTGACCGAGCGACGCAACAAACGCAGGCGCCAGGTGATCAAGGATCTGCCGATCTACCTGGACTTCATCACGATGGCGGTGGAAGCCGGCCTCAACATCACTGGCGGCATCGAACAGGCTACCCAGAAAGGACCGCCCGGTCCGATGGCGCAAGAGTTTACCCGTCTACTGCGCGATATCCGTTCGGGCCTGCCGCGTGCAGAGGCTTTGCGGCGCATGGCCGATCGCATGGACATGTCGCAGATATCAGGCTTTACCGGCACCTTGATTCAGGCCGATCGGGTCGGCGCGAGCCTGGGCGCGACGCTGCGTGCGCAAGCCTCGCAGCGTCGCGAGGAACGTTTTCTGCGCGCCGAGAAGCTCGCTTTGGAAGCGCCAGTGAAAATGATGCTACCGCTGGTGCTGTTCTTTTTCCCGCTGATCTTCCTGGTGCTGGGTTACTTTATTTTTCTGCGCATGCACCAAGAGGGCATCTTCTGA
- a CDS encoding ATPase, T2SS/T4P/T4SS family has protein sequence MFEILIETSNRDKRQVRCLHDVCFIGRGDDNLVILQGWNIAREHAALHLRQGGVFIEVLGGRAPVAVNGTRVQNLHGPLLRDDLVTIGAYRLRVLVDQAEAAPLKVPREAANAPSHLTAVAPSPPPTPSAPATEAASAPYEATPPNPAMLEWRTKVHLSLVKQMDLRRVDVRGMSDVDLREKTSALIEEIIEREFDTELPPSIDRIRLAKEVLDEAIGLGPLEDLIADESVTEIMVNRSDEIFIERAGRIEKSAIIFTGDKAVLAAIERIVAPLGRRIDESSPMVDARLADGSRVNAVIPPIALRGPSISIRKFSKRKLMGEDLLKFGSINEPMLEFVQMAVRERKNIVVTGGTGSGKTTLLNILSNFIPDDERIVTIEDAAELKLSQSNLVSLEARPANLEGKGIITIRDLVRNALRMRPDRIVVGECRGGEALDMLQAMNTGHEGSLTTAHANSPRDALSRLEVMVLMSSMDLPMTVVREQIASAVDLIIHQRRFPCGSRKVTHIWEITGIESGTIQTQELFAFRARDQGGPGGRVRGEFGATGAVPEFYEELADRGVPVDLSIFKPAGGQGHE, from the coding sequence ATGTTTGAAATATTGATCGAAACTTCGAACCGGGATAAGCGCCAGGTGCGCTGCCTGCATGACGTGTGCTTCATCGGCCGGGGCGATGACAATCTGGTGATTCTACAAGGCTGGAACATCGCCCGCGAACACGCCGCGCTGCACCTTCGACAAGGTGGTGTTTTCATTGAAGTGCTTGGTGGGCGTGCGCCGGTGGCGGTCAACGGTACGCGTGTCCAGAATCTGCATGGACCGCTGTTGCGTGATGATCTTGTCACCATCGGCGCTTATCGATTGCGTGTGTTGGTGGATCAGGCCGAGGCCGCGCCGCTCAAGGTGCCGCGCGAGGCGGCCAATGCGCCGTCGCATTTGACGGCCGTGGCACCGTCGCCGCCGCCAACACCCTCTGCGCCGGCCACCGAGGCGGCTTCTGCGCCTTATGAGGCCACGCCTCCCAATCCGGCCATGCTCGAATGGCGTACCAAGGTGCACCTTTCGCTGGTCAAGCAAATGGACTTGCGGCGCGTGGATGTGCGCGGCATGAGTGACGTCGACTTGCGTGAAAAGACGTCGGCATTGATCGAGGAGATCATCGAACGCGAATTCGACACGGAACTGCCGCCGAGTATCGACCGTATCCGCCTGGCCAAGGAAGTGCTCGATGAAGCGATCGGGCTTGGACCACTGGAAGATCTGATTGCCGACGAGTCGGTCACCGAAATCATGGTCAATCGCTCGGACGAAATCTTTATCGAGCGTGCTGGCCGGATCGAGAAGTCGGCGATCATTTTCACTGGCGACAAGGCGGTGTTGGCCGCCATCGAACGCATCGTCGCGCCGCTGGGCCGACGCATCGATGAAAGTTCACCGATGGTGGATGCACGTCTGGCCGACGGCTCCCGTGTCAACGCGGTGATCCCGCCGATTGCCTTGCGTGGACCCAGCATCAGCATCCGAAAATTCAGCAAGCGCAAGCTGATGGGTGAGGATCTGCTCAAATTCGGCTCGATCAACGAACCGATGCTCGAATTCGTGCAGATGGCCGTGCGCGAGCGCAAGAACATCGTGGTGACCGGCGGTACCGGTTCGGGTAAGACCACGCTGCTGAACATCTTGTCGAACTTCATTCCGGACGATGAGCGCATCGTCACCATCGAGGATGCTGCGGAGCTCAAGCTCAGCCAATCCAATCTGGTGTCGCTCGAGGCGCGCCCGGCCAATCTCGAGGGCAAGGGCATCATCACGATCCGCGACTTGGTCCGTAACGCCTTGCGTATGCGACCGGATCGCATCGTGGTCGGCGAGTGCCGCGGCGGCGAGGCGCTGGATATGTTGCAGGCGATGAACACCGGTCACGAAGGCTCGCTCACCACCGCGCACGCCAACTCGCCGCGCGATGCCTTGTCGCGTCTGGAGGTGATGGTGTTGATGTCCAGCATGGATTTGCCGATGACGGTGGTGCGCGAACAGATCGCCTCGGCGGTCGACTTGATCATTCATCAGCGTCGTTTCCCCTGTGGTTCGCGTAAGGTGACCCATATCTGGGAAATCACCGGGATCGAAAGCGGCACGATTCAAACGCAGGAGCTATTCGCATTCCGCGCGCGCGATCAGGGAGGGCCGGGTGGGCGAGTGCGTGGTGAGTTCGGCGCAACCGGTGCCGTGCCCGAGTTTTACGAAGAGCTGGCCGATCGCGGCGTGCCGGTCGATCTGTCGATCTTCAAGCCGGCGGGAGGGCAGGGGCATGAATAG
- a CDS encoding DUF192 domain-containing protein, with protein MRLGALYREDACLVARTWLADTAILRLRGLIGRAALASDGHEGLLLKPCGSVHTFGMRYPIDVVYLDAEGYVLGVREKILPRRMSACRGAQQTLELFAGSIEMLRPRRGDHLVWRPI; from the coding sequence ATGCGGCTTGGTGCACTTTATCGTGAAGACGCCTGCCTGGTGGCGCGCACCTGGCTCGCCGACACAGCAATCTTGCGCTTGCGCGGTCTGATAGGCCGCGCCGCCCTGGCATCTGATGGGCACGAAGGTTTGTTGCTGAAACCTTGTGGTTCCGTGCATACCTTTGGCATGCGTTATCCGATCGACGTGGTGTACCTCGATGCAGAAGGCTATGTGCTAGGGGTTCGCGAAAAAATACTTCCACGGCGCATGAGTGCGTGCCGTGGTGCACAGCAGACGTTGGAACTTTTCGCCGGAAGCATCGAGATGCTTCGCCCGCGGCGCGGCGATCATCTAGTGTGGAGACCGATATGA
- the cpaB gene encoding Flp pilus assembly protein CpaB produces the protein MARINRNFIFLGIAAVLGIGASLMAVHYINSEVAARTQANTPPPQEMRTVVVPVKDLPRGVLLTKADIASRDVPADFVPADALTPDNFEAYLGQTLGAPVTHGTPIPASAVELVTDHFSNIIDPKDVAYSIQVDDTNSVSGLIVPGDHIDILLLSTENDAADIRPLLGNVLVLATGKRAKGVQANDDKQGDSTYSNITLEVAPQDAQRIGMAMKVGELRVLLRPPGSNQPFDLNLLSKQDLLRLGRRVKRSSGIQFIIGNV, from the coding sequence ATGGCAAGGATAAATCGAAATTTCATCTTTCTCGGCATTGCAGCCGTGCTGGGTATTGGCGCGAGCTTGATGGCTGTGCACTACATCAACAGCGAGGTGGCGGCGCGGACTCAAGCCAATACGCCGCCACCGCAGGAGATGCGCACGGTCGTGGTGCCGGTCAAGGATCTTCCCCGTGGCGTTTTGCTGACGAAGGCTGATATCGCCTCACGCGATGTGCCGGCCGATTTCGTGCCGGCCGATGCGCTGACCCCGGATAACTTCGAGGCCTATCTGGGACAGACCCTCGGCGCGCCGGTAACGCACGGCACACCCATCCCCGCAAGCGCGGTGGAGTTGGTGACAGATCACTTCTCCAACATCATCGATCCGAAGGATGTGGCGTATTCCATCCAAGTCGACGATACCAATTCGGTATCGGGCCTGATCGTGCCGGGTGATCACATCGACATTCTTCTGTTGTCCACCGAAAACGATGCGGCGGACATTCGGCCTTTGCTCGGTAATGTGCTGGTGCTTGCGACCGGCAAGCGCGCGAAGGGCGTACAGGCCAACGATGACAAGCAGGGCGATTCGACCTATTCGAACATCACCCTGGAAGTGGCACCGCAGGATGCACAGCGCATCGGCATGGCTATGAAAGTGGGCGAGCTGCGCGTGCTGTTGCGGCCACCCGGAAGCAATCAGCCATTCGACCTGAATCTGCTGAGCAAACAGGATCTTCTGCGCCTTGGCCGCCGCGTCAAGCGCAGCAGCGGTATTCAATTCATTATTGGAAATGTTTAG
- a CDS encoding acyltransferase family protein — translation MTFRKDINGLRAVAVVLVLLFHGGLTAFPSGFIGVDVFFVISGFLITSIVRADLAAGKFSFPGFYVRRLWRIQVALLAVIAATFVIAAVFYLPDDFNVYFKSAMQTMGLTSNYFFAKTTTAYAATGSQTLLLLHTWSLSVEWQWYLVMPVAMWLLYRYASPLQTRIVLLVALLLAAVFALRQPVMHGDAAYFWFSGRIFEFLFGALLAVMMEGRANPSDTPALNLLGLLGLALIFGIAMKPGVIVEYPNRYAILLSAACVVVLWMGGNERSWVSRVLSLAPVVFVGDISYSLYLWHWPIFATWRYLELPEGAGYLLLCFALTFVLAYLSYRFIEEPYRRLRPSFGKSVLVLVVLPLLAVAAVFGVAQKYAFFPGRFGPELAYVDSSLSKYEPALRRHCLQGRGTNGGNVDLHYLDVCVVGKKDAPVKSLMIGDSYSNQYWNFIGLLSNAADMSVASLATPSCLALPGITLYGWDSINYQQYRVCEDRTKHYYSIIQSHKFKYVILGENWGYYEFPALVNQPGDPQSEALGQARMEAAIRHALDIITSTGAIPVVIKSAPTMPGDFDGCFYQHFKLRQKTGGTDCTLGSSKSEADIWYDHLFERLQASYPTLVLIDPRRVQCSGNSCMTTYKGVPIYRDTGHMSDYGSYQLGQLYLQSQPNPFTGNAAEAGPSG, via the coding sequence ATGACATTCAGGAAGGACATCAACGGCCTGAGGGCCGTCGCCGTTGTTCTCGTGCTTCTGTTTCACGGTGGACTGACCGCGTTTCCCTCCGGATTTATCGGGGTGGACGTGTTCTTCGTCATCTCCGGTTTTCTGATCACGTCCATCGTGAGGGCCGATCTGGCGGCCGGCAAATTTTCGTTTCCTGGCTTCTACGTGCGCCGGCTTTGGCGCATCCAGGTTGCGCTACTGGCGGTGATCGCCGCGACCTTTGTCATCGCGGCGGTCTTCTATTTGCCCGACGATTTCAACGTCTATTTCAAGTCTGCGATGCAGACGATGGGGCTGACGTCGAATTATTTTTTCGCCAAGACCACCACCGCTTACGCGGCCACTGGATCGCAGACTTTGCTGTTGCTGCATACCTGGTCGTTGTCGGTGGAGTGGCAGTGGTATCTGGTGATGCCGGTGGCGATGTGGTTGTTGTATCGCTATGCGTCGCCGCTGCAGACACGCATCGTTTTGCTGGTAGCGTTGTTGCTCGCGGCGGTCTTTGCATTGCGCCAGCCGGTGATGCACGGAGATGCGGCGTATTTCTGGTTCTCCGGCCGTATCTTCGAATTTTTGTTTGGCGCCCTGCTTGCCGTAATGATGGAAGGCCGAGCCAACCCGTCGGATACGCCGGCACTGAATCTGCTGGGCTTGCTTGGGCTTGCGCTGATTTTTGGCATAGCGATGAAGCCGGGTGTGATCGTCGAGTATCCGAACCGTTATGCCATTCTGCTGAGCGCCGCCTGTGTGGTGGTGTTGTGGATGGGGGGCAATGAGCGCTCCTGGGTCTCGCGGGTACTGTCGCTGGCGCCGGTCGTGTTCGTAGGCGATATCTCTTATTCGCTCTATCTCTGGCACTGGCCGATCTTTGCAACCTGGCGCTATCTGGAATTGCCGGAAGGCGCGGGATATCTGTTGCTGTGCTTTGCGCTGACGTTTGTGCTGGCTTACCTCTCTTATCGCTTTATCGAGGAGCCTTATCGACGGCTTCGTCCGAGCTTCGGCAAGTCGGTGCTGGTGCTGGTTGTCCTGCCGCTGCTGGCCGTGGCTGCGGTGTTTGGCGTTGCGCAGAAGTACGCTTTTTTCCCGGGGCGTTTTGGTCCGGAACTGGCGTATGTAGATAGCTCACTGAGCAAATACGAACCCGCCTTGCGCCGGCACTGTCTGCAAGGGCGCGGCACCAATGGCGGAAACGTGGATCTCCATTACCTGGATGTCTGCGTGGTAGGAAAGAAAGACGCGCCAGTGAAGAGCTTGATGATTGGAGACTCGTACTCCAATCAGTACTGGAACTTCATCGGTTTGCTGTCGAATGCTGCGGATATGTCCGTGGCCTCTTTGGCCACGCCCTCGTGCCTTGCGCTTCCAGGCATCACGCTGTACGGCTGGGATTCGATCAATTACCAGCAATACCGCGTCTGTGAAGATCGTACCAAGCACTACTACAGCATCATCCAGTCACATAAATTCAAGTACGTGATCCTTGGCGAGAACTGGGGGTATTACGAATTCCCGGCGCTCGTGAATCAACCTGGCGATCCTCAATCCGAGGCGCTGGGACAGGCGCGCATGGAGGCGGCGATACGGCACGCGCTGGACATCATCACCTCGACAGGTGCGATACCGGTGGTGATCAAGAGCGCGCCCACCATGCCTGGAGACTTCGATGGTTGCTTCTATCAGCACTTTAAATTGCGACAGAAGACCGGTGGAACCGATTGCACCCTGGGAAGCAGCAAGAGCGAGGCGGATATCTGGTACGACCATCTGTTCGAGCGCCTGCAAGCAAGCTATCCCACGCTGGTGCTGATCGACCCGCGGCGCGTGCAGTGCTCCGGCAACAGCTGCATGACCACCTACAAAGGGGTGCCGATCTATCGGGATACCGGCCATATGTCCGACTACGGCTCGTACCAGTTGGGGCAGCTGTATCTGCAAAGCCAGCCCAATCCTTTTACTGGCAATGCAGCTGAGGCCGGGCCGTCGGGTTAA
- a CDS encoding TadE/TadG family type IV pilus assembly protein, producing MKRRCLAVLPIAARRRVRGQSLIEFVICIVVLGPLLLGLFQAILLYRAKATLDYATLQAARRGATNFAQISAMCDGLAGGLTPLYTHQATAGAVLASFYVAKADVCAGSAAQITIISPTQAAFSDWKETQYDGVSAIPNDSLPYRGSKVGSRSGMTVQDANVLKIAVTYKYPLIVPVIDRMVGTLDLVRSATEGHTVYSLSIASQAIVRMQTPIRDPSTLPNS from the coding sequence ATGAAGCGTAGATGTCTTGCTGTGTTGCCGATCGCCGCCAGGCGGCGTGTACGCGGTCAGAGCCTGATCGAGTTCGTGATATGTATTGTTGTCCTGGGGCCGCTGTTGTTGGGCTTGTTCCAGGCAATTTTGTTGTATCGCGCCAAGGCGACGCTCGACTATGCCACATTGCAAGCGGCTCGTAGAGGAGCGACGAATTTCGCGCAGATCAGTGCAATGTGCGACGGGTTAGCAGGCGGACTCACGCCGTTGTATACGCACCAGGCCACGGCAGGCGCGGTGCTTGCGTCTTTTTACGTGGCCAAGGCCGACGTATGTGCAGGCAGTGCAGCTCAGATCACCATCATCAGTCCTACGCAGGCAGCCTTCAGCGACTGGAAGGAGACTCAGTATGACGGCGTGTCGGCGATTCCCAACGATAGCCTCCCTTATCGCGGCAGCAAGGTGGGCTCACGTAGCGGCATGACGGTGCAGGATGCCAACGTTCTGAAGATCGCCGTCACCTATAAATACCCGCTGATCGTGCCGGTGATCGATCGCATGGTTGGTACGCTGGATCTGGTGCGGTCGGCCACGGAGGGGCATACCGTCTATAGCCTGAGCATTGCTTCGCAGGCAATCGTGCGCATGCAGACCCCTATCCGTGACCCCAGCACGTTGCCGAACAGTTGA
- a CDS encoding tetratricopeptide repeat protein produces the protein MMIHTRIVRVIALAALLAGCATSVPKQMESIVATQREADDAYAHGDMPLALQRYQSLTKALPKEASYWFRLGNVQFKLMQPDAAIASYQQAITLRPGYTEALYNLGIVRLRLAQAAFVQASRQNAAHDPLAERSAHFAYDIAILTNPTAAALHTDEPATATSSAQAPTSVQQRGAAQ, from the coding sequence ATGATGATTCATACCCGGATCGTGCGCGTGATAGCTCTAGCGGCATTGCTCGCCGGTTGCGCTACTTCAGTGCCCAAGCAGATGGAATCGATCGTCGCCACGCAGCGCGAGGCTGATGATGCTTACGCGCATGGCGACATGCCCTTGGCGTTGCAACGTTACCAGTCACTGACCAAAGCATTGCCGAAGGAGGCTTCCTACTGGTTTCGCCTGGGCAACGTGCAATTCAAGCTGATGCAGCCCGATGCTGCCATCGCGTCGTATCAGCAGGCCATCACACTCAGGCCGGGATATACCGAGGCGTTGTACAACCTTGGCATCGTGCGCTTGCGTTTGGCGCAAGCGGCTTTTGTACAGGCTTCTCGGCAGAATGCTGCTCATGATCCGCTCGCCGAGCGTAGTGCGCACTTCGCGTATGACATCGCCATATTGACGAATCCCACAGCCGCCGCGTTGCATACCGACGAGCCGGCCACTGCTACTTCGTCAGCGCAGGCGCCAACATCAGTGCAACAGAGGGGCGCGGCGCAATGA